A window of Anopheles ziemanni unplaced genomic scaffold, idAnoZiCoDA_A2_x.2 U_11, whole genome shotgun sequence contains these coding sequences:
- the LOC131292778 gene encoding uncharacterized protein LOC131292778, translating into MADSRSTPASFTFHHTPRAQSGHATAGPSQADGHPEGLTPLTHPTHSDRTIEPSPHTRHGAGSKVDPIAEKRRQIELASRELEWQIRELTIQEERRAYEQERNTTVNHATSASTTEMRKAEEWLDSTDRCGETQPARGVGFLGENPAERSLFFPEYASRSGFSEWRRKMEASAAVNRHSAWTGPTMATQGHQPESGGRHCDNGAMPKASGHNTSLHYAEGTSPRGFPAPNVNLSGACCNTTILNQSQLAARQSTSKDLPTFSGSAAEWPLFIARYELSSTLCGFSDDENLLRLQKALTGAARKAVEHLLLLPSGLKDAINILRTRFGRPELIVESLVERVRRMPAPRNDRLDTLAEFGFEVQNLCATIRATGMYGYMCDVTLLRELTAKLPDTTFIEWARHRSDLPNVSLFEFVTLHGPNGSIKTFAFFDDGSTSTFVEHGLVQELGLQGTPHPLCLKWTGTTTREEKESVQVALRISSGHESGTVYELPVVHSMKKLALPEQSLCTEQLLAMYTHLRGLPIESYKNVTPRVLIGIDNCRLGQPIKTREGKKDEPTAAKTRLGWVVYGPCDKTIAARRGGMASFHICTCNGASDDALDSAFRQFFTLESMGILPSAGPLCSKDDEKALAILAEKTKLQGARYETGLLWKNDDVKMPPNKAMAMRRYECLKRKMIKYPKLANAIREKMRDYEAKGYIRRLRDDELTERRPRDWFLPVFPVVNVNKPGKMRMVFDAAAEVNGISLNKQLLTGPDQIANLLSVLYRFREYRVAIVGDIREMFFQVQMRPEDQRSQMILWRDDDDVTNPDVYVVTVMTFGAACSPSSAHYVKNINAERFAEKYPRAAFCIKEEHYVDDMLASVETEAEAQTLAEEVRYIHAQGGFEIRNFLSNSKKVVHYLQGLTETEADVCVTDAVTEKVLGMWWNTTSDSFSFKQSPKHNQELLTGTRMPSKREVLSTLMSVYDPMGLIGNFLMFLKILLQETFRAKLEWDQKIEGRLTENWVVWISALPEVEKVCVPRCYRQMTSTEAVIQLHIFCDASENGMAAVAYFRFEERGVIECALVGSKTRVASLKYASIPRLELQAALIGARLACCIAESHRTITAHNYFWTDSRDVTCWLQSDHRRYSQFVAFRVGEITEKTNIRDWQWLSTKLNVADEATKWAKIPDLSPTSRWFRGPEFLWSPESSWPVQREEPGETEEEIRKHVMHHSVEPPLIEFTRFSRWTRLLRAAGYVVRFISNTRSFKGVKTKATGPLSYDELRNAEAILLQQIQAAEFSDEIRKLKGAKKAHPWQQVIAKSSSLYKLSPAFNDQGVLVLRGRLPQSPWFDETMSSPVILPRGHYGTDLLIRDFHERLKHGNHQTAINEIRAKYYIPRLMTEYKRVLKSCQHCKNRDAKPVAPVMGSIPKERLAISQQPFTYTGLDYFGPMYVTVGRHEEKRWGVIFTCLTTRAVHLEVARSLTADSCILAIRRFMTRRGAPREFISDQGTNFIGASRELAEIVKELSGGVMMAHFNGPDLKWTFNPPAAPHFGGCWERLVRSVKKVTNEFDLPRRPTDEVLETTLKEIELILNSRPLTYVPLEDEFEAPITPNHILLGSSNGTKPLVPFDDSPTAVRSSWKATERNANMFWKKWVGEYLPTLTRRTKWFQPVEPLQPGDVVLIADNNLPRNCWPKGRVTEVVKAKDGQVRRATVKTKNGTLERPVTKLAKLDVLPRNYLAGPQDDVPEDIVDDSTLNLDSEVD; encoded by the exons ATGGCTGACTCGAGGTCCACCCCGGCCTCTTTCACATTCCACCACACTCCCCGGGCACAAAGCGGGCATGCGACGGCCGGACCGAGTCAAGCAGATGGCCACCCGGAAGGGTTGACCCCGTTGACGCATCCGACGCATTCGGATCGGACGATCGAGCCAAGCCCGCACACGAGACATGGAGCCGGGTCCAAGGTGGACCCGATTGCAGAGAAACGACGACAAATCGAGCTTGCCTCGCGAGAGCTCGAATGGCAAATCCGCGAACTTACGATTCAGGAGGAGAGGCGCGCGTACGAGCAAGAACGGAACACCACTGTAAACCATGCAACGTCGGCCAGCACAACCGAAATGCGGAAGGCAGAGGAATGGCTGGATAGCACTGATCGTTGCGGGGAGACACAACCGGCTCGCGGGGTAGGGTTCCTCGGTGAAAACCCGGCAGAACGTAGCTTATTTTTTCCGGAATACGCGAGTCGCTCGGGGTTTTCAGAATGGCGCCGAAAGATGGAGGCTTCGGCGGCGGTGAACCGCCATTCTGCATGGACCGGCCCAACGATGGCGACCCAGGGTCATCAACCGGAATCGGGCGGTCGCCATTGCGATAACGGGGCTATGCCAAAGGCGTCGGGACACAACACTTCACTGCACTACGCGGAGGGGACAAGCCCGAGAGGTTTTCCTGCACCGAACGTGAATCTTTCCGGCGCTTGTTGCAACACAACAATCCTGAACCAGAGTCAGCTGGCAGCACGGCAATCGACGAGCAAGGATCTACCCACATTCTCCGGCTCAGCGGCGGAGTGGCCCTTGTTCATCGCGCGATATGAGCTATCATCGACGCTTTGCGGCTTCAGCGATGATGAAAACTTGCTCCGTTTGCAAAAGGCGTTAACCGGTGCTGCACGCAAGGCGGTAGAACATTTGTTGCTTCTGCCGTCTGGGTTGAAGGATGCGATCAACATCCTCCGAACGAGATTTGGCAGGCCCGAGCTGATTGTAGAGTCACTCGtagagagagtgagacgaATGCCGGCACCAAGAAATGACCGACTCGACACGCTGGCGGAATTCGGCTTTGAGGTGCAAAATCTCTGTGCTACGATAAGAGCAACGGGCATGTACGGGTACATGTGTGATGTTACCTTGCTGAGGGAGTTAACGGCAAAGCTGCCAGACACTACGTTTATCGAGTGGGCACGACACCGCAGCGACCTCCCGAATGTGTCCCTGTTCGAGTTTG TAACGCTACACGGGCCCAACGGAAGCATAAAGACGTTCGCCTTCTTCGACGACGGGTCAACGTCGACCTTCGTGGAACACGGACTAGTCCAAGAGCTAGGACTTCAAGGCACGCCACATCCACTATGCTTGAAATGGACAGGGACGACGACGCGGGAAGAGAAGGAGTCAGTGCAAGTGGCGCTACGGATCTCTAGCGGACATGAATCGGGGACGGTATACGAGCTTCCAGTAGTCCACTCGATGAAGAAGCTAGCCCTACCGGAACAATCATTGTGCACGGAACAACTATTGGCAATGTACACGCATCTTAGAGGCCTACCAATAGAGTCGTACAAAAACGTAACCCCTCGAGTTTTAATTGGAATCGACAATTGTCGCCTGGGCCAGCCTATAAAAACAcgcgaaggaaagaaagacgAGCCTACTGCTGCCAAAACGCGATTAGGATGGGTGGTTTACGGGCCATGCGATAAAACCATCGCCGCACGTCGCGGAGGTATGGCCAGCTTCCATATCTGCACGTGCAATGGAGCTAGCGATGACGCCCTAGACTCTGCCTTCAGGCAATTCTTTACGCTCGAGTCGATGGGGATCCTGCCGTCTGCGGGACCGTTGTGCTCAAAGGACGACGAAAAGGCGCTAGCCATACTCGCAGAAAAAACGAAGCTACAAGGCGCACGATACGAAACAGGTCTGCTGTGGAAAAATGATGACGTAAAGATGCCCCCCAACAAAGCCATGGCCATGCGACGGTACGAATgcctaaaaagaaaaatgataaaatatccTAAATTAGCGAACGCCATACGTGAAAAAATGAGGGATTATGAGGCAAAGGGCTACATACGTCGACTAAGGGATGATGAGTTGACGGAGAGACGACCTCGCGACTGGTTCCTACCCGTATTCCCAGTCGTAAACGTGAACAAGCCCGGGAAGATGCGAATGGTGTTTGATGCCGCCGCCGAAGTAAACGGGATAAGCCTCAATAAGCAGCTCCTTACCGGGCCGGACCAAATAGCAAATCTACTCTCGGTGCTATACCGGTTTCGAGAATACCGGGTGGCGATTGTTGGGGACATTAGGGAAATGTTCTTCCAAGTACAGATGAGGCCGGAAGACCAGCGCAGTCAGATGATTCTGTGGAGGGATGATGACGACGTTACAAATCCCGACGTTTATGTGGTGACAGTAATGACGTTTGGCGCAGCGTGTTCTCCTAGCAGTGCCCACTacgtgaaaaatataaatgctGAACGATTTGCGGAAAAATATCCTCGCGCCGCATTCTGCATAAAGGAAGAACACTATGTGGATGACATGCTAGCTAGCGTCGAAACGGAAGCAGAAGCCCAGACCTTGGCAGAAGAGGTGCGGTACATTCACGCTCAGGGAGGATTCGAAATTCGCAATTTTCTGTCGAATTCAAAAAAGGTCGTCCATTATCTACAGGGGCTCACTGAAACAGAAGCAGACGTCTGTGTGACCGACGCGGTAACGGAGAAAGTTCTTGGAATGTGGTGGAATACCACGAGCGACTCCTTCTCCTTCAAACAGTCGCCAAAACACAATCAGGAGCTGCTGACAGGAACGCGGATGCCGTCGAAGCGAGAGGTGTTGAGCACCTTGATGAGTGTATACGACCCAATGGGACTAATTGggaattttttgatgttcctgaaGATTTTACTGCAGGAGACCTTCCGTGCTAAGCTCGAGTGGGATCAGAAGATCGAGGGACGACTCACCGAGAACTGGGTAGTTTGGATCTCGGCCTTGCCAGAAGTGGAAAAGGTATGCGTGCCAAGGTGTTATCGGCAAATGACCTCAACGGAAGCCGTCATACAACTACACATATTCTGCGATGCCAGCGAAAACGGGATGGCAGCAGTGGCATATTTTCGTTTTGAAGAGCGGGGAGTAATCGAATGCGCGCTTGTGGGCTCCAAGACGCGGGTGGCATCCCTCAAGTATGCATCGATACCACGCCTCGAGCTGCAAGCCGCATTGATCGGAGCGCGCCTAGCCTGCTGTATCGCGGAATCGCATCGAACAATAACAGCCCATAACTACTTCTGGACTGACTCACGAGACGTGACCTGCTGGTTACAATCAGATCACCGCCGATACTCTCAGTTCGTTGCCTTCAGGGTTGGTGAGATTAccgagaaaacaaacatccgcGATTGGCAGTGGTTGTCCACTAAACTCAACGTGGCCGACGAGGCTACAAAGTGGGCAAAAATACCTGACCTTTCGCCGACTAGTCGCTGGTTTCGAGGGCCGGAGTTTTTGTGGTCTCCGGAGTCGAGTTGGCCAGTGCAAAGGGAAGAACCGGGTGAGACAGAAGAGGAAATCCGCAAACACGTGATGCATCACTCTGTGGAACCACCCTTGATTGAGTTTACGCGATTCAGCCGGTGGACAAGATTATTGCGAGCTGCCGGATACGTCGTCCGCTTCATTAGCAACACGAGAAGTTTTAAAggagtaaaaacaaaagcgacGGGGCCGCTAAGTTATGACGAACTCAGGAATGCCGAAGCAATACTACTGCAACAGATCCAGGCAGCAGAATTTTCGGATGAGATACGCAAACTGAAAGGGGCGAAGAAAGCTCATCCCTGGCAGCAAGTCATAGCGAAGTCGAGCTCGTTATACAAGCTCTCGCCGGCTTTCAATGACCAAGGGGTACTAGTACTCAGGGGACGGCTGCCCCAGAGCCCCTGGTTTGACGAGACGATGAGTAGTCCGGTGATTCTACCGAGAGGACATTACGGAACGGATTTACTCATTCGAGACTTCCATGAGAGACTAAAGCATGGTAACCATCAGACAGCGATCAACGAAATACGTGCCAAGTACTATATACCTCGGCTGATGACGGAGTACAAGCGAGTGCTGAAATCCTGCCAGCACTGCAAAAACCGAGATGCAAAGCCCGTTGCTCCCGTAATGGGAAGTATCCCAAAAGAGAGGCTAGCTATCTCCCAACAACCCTTTACGTACACTGGACTGGACTATTTTGGCCCGATGTACGTAACAGTCGGCCGACATGAGGAGAAGCGTTGGGGGGTGATATTCACCTGCCTAACCACGAGAGCAGTTCATCTTGAGGTCGCACGCTCGCTAACAGCCGATTCCTGTATTCTCGCTATACGCCGCTTCATGACGAGGCGTGGAGCACCCCGAGAATTCATCAGCGATCAGGGTACCAACTTCATCGGGGCATCCCGCGAACTAGCTGAGATAGTTAAAGAACTAAGTGGCGGAGTGATGATGGCCCATTTTAACGGTCCTGACTTGAAGTGGACCTTCAACCCACCAGCAGCACCCCACTTTGGCGGCTGCTGGGAGCGCCTTGTCCGCTCGGTAAAAAAGGTCACCAACGAGTTCGACCTACCACGACGCCCAACAGACGAAGTGTTGGAAACAACGTTAAAGGAAATCGAGCTGATTCTGAACTCCAGACCACTGACTTACGTACCCTTGGAAGATGAGTTTGAAGCGCCGATCACCCCAAATCACATTCTGCTCGGTAGCTCAAATGGGACAAAACCGCTGGTACCTTTCGATGACTCACCAACCGCAGTACGATCGTCCTGGAAAGCAACAGAAAGGAACGCAAACATGTTTTGGAAAAAGTGGGTGGGAGAATATTTACCTACCCTGACACGGCGCACAAAGTGGTTCCAACCAGTGGAACCTCTACAACCAGGAGACGTAGTACTCATCGCGGATAATAATTTGCCCCGGAACTGCTGGCCAAAGGGACGTGTCACCGAAGTAGTCAAGGCCAAAGACGGACAGGTTAGGAGAGCGACGGTGAAGACCAAGAACGGTACCCTAGAACGTCCAGTAACAAAGTTAGCAAAGTTGGATGTATTACCGAGGAATTACCTTGCGGGGCCACAGGATGACGTGCCCGAAGATATAGTGGACGACTCTACGCTGAACCTGGATAGTGAAGTAGATTGA